In Embleya scabrispora, the DNA window GGAGCCCTGGAGAGCCCACAGCAGCGAGGACTTGCCGGATCCGTTACGGCCCATCAGCGCGGTGACCCGTCCGGCGGTCAGGTCCAGGTCGAGACCGCGCACGGCGATCACGTCGCCGTAGCGCACGACGACCCGCCTCGCGCTCAGCAGCGGGGCGGCGGTGGGGTCGGGCGTCCGGGGCGCGGGCGGGGTACGGTCCGCCAGGCGCTCGCGCAGCGGCGGCGCCAGTCGGCGGGCGTCGCGCACCGACAGCGGCAGCGGCGAGCACCCGACGAGTCGGCCCAGTTCCACCACCGGTGGGGCGATGTCGCAGGTCTCCAGGACCTCGGCGGGCGCGCCCTCGCGGACGGTGCGGTCCCCGGGCAGGTGCACGAGCCGGTCGGCGTACTGCACCACCCGCTCCATCCGGTGTTCGGCGACGATCGCGGTGATGCCCAGATCGTGTACGAGTCGGGTGATCGCGGCGAGTACGTCCTCGGCGGCGGTCGGGTCGAGCGCCGACGTCGGCTCGTCCAGCACGAGAACGCGCGGGTGGGCGGTCAACACCGAGCCGATCGCGACCCGTTGCTGCTGGCCGCCGGAGAGCGTGCGCAGCGGACGGTGCCGCAGCTCGGCGATGCCGAGCAGGTCGAGGGTTTCCTCGACACGTTTGCGCATCACCGCCGACGGGATGGCCAACTGCTCCATTCCATAAGCAAGTTCCTCCTCGACCGTGTCGGTGACGAAGCCCGCGAGCGGATCCTGGCCGACCACGCCGACCAGGTGCGCGAACTCGCGCGGTGGTTGTGAACGGGTCTCGATGCCGTCGACTCGCACACTGCCGCGCAGGGTGCCGCCGGTGAAGTGCGGGACCAGGCCGTTGATCGCCCCCAGGAGGGTCGACTTGCCCGCGCCGGTACGGCCGACGACCAGACACAACTCCCCTTCGGGAATGGTCAACTCGACATCGCGCAGGGCGGGTGCCGAGGTGTCGGCGTAGGTGATGGTGACGCCGCGGAATTCGATCACCGGACGGACTTCTCCCTGATGGTGGTGCCGGTATCGGTCGAGCCCGACCCCGGCGCGTCGGGCATGGTGTCACCGAGGCGCGGTGTGGTCGGTGGCGGCGGCGGCGCCAGCCACGCCGGCAACACACCCGCCAGCAGCGCGAGTACCGGAAGCGGCGCCAACTCGGGCCAGGCGAGCGGACTCAGCGACGGATACAGGTTGCCCGCGTCGATCCGACTGGTCAGGTAGAGCAACGCGCCGGTGCCCAGGCCGCACGCGGCGACTCCGAATTCGGCGAGTCGCCAGCGGTCCGGCAGATACACACTGCGGTTGATTCTCCGCCCGGTGAGTACGAAGCCGATACCGGCGACGACAAGTCCCCCGGGCAGCATCGTGGCGCCCAGGTAGCGGGGCGTGCCGCCGTCGAGGAGCGCGTACACCCCCACGCACACCCCGATCAGGCCCACCAGGGTCAACACCCCGGTCACCAGCCGGATCGAGCGCGGCAGATGCCGGTTGCGGCCGTACCCGCGCGAGTCCATCGCCGCCGCCAGCGCCAGCGAACGATCCAACGCGTCCTGGAGCACCGGGATCGCGATCGACCGCAGCGCCCGCATGCCCTTCTGCGCGCCGCCGCGCAGTCGCCGTGCCCGGCGCACCCGATGCACGCTCTCGACCAGCTGCGGCGCCACCGACAGGGCGACCACCACCGCCGCGCCCACCTCGTACAGCGCCGCCGGTACCGCCTTGAGCATGCGCTTGGGACTGGCCAGGGCGTTCGCCGCGCCCAGGCACACGATCATCGTGGCCAACCGCAACCCGTCGTAGAACCCGCCCAGGACGTGTTCCAAGCCGACCGGCCCGAACAGGTGGATCCCCGCCGCCCATTCGGGCAGCGGGATCTCGGGCAGATCGACGAGTATGTGCCCGCTCGCCGCGCCCGCGCCGAAGACGATGCGGAACAACACCCGCATCACGACGATGAACAACCCGAGAAACAGGTACATCCGAAAGGCGAGTGCCCAGGGCGCGTCGCCGCGCCGGTTGGCCACGACGAACCCGGCGACGGCCAGGAGCAGCGCGAGCAGCAGGGGATTGGTGGTTCGGCTCGCGGCGGTGGCCAGGCCGAGGGCCCACAACCACCACGCGCCGGGGTGCACGGTGCGCGGCAGTCGGCCGCCGCCGCGGCGGAACACGACGGCGACCGGCACCGGTTTCGGGTGGGGCATGTTCATCCCGATTCGTCGGCGCGGGTGCGGCGGCGCCACGTGGTGAATCCGGCCGCCGCGCAGATCGCCACGAACAGCGCGATGCCGACGATGGTCATGGTCGGGATCCCGTCGCGCTTCCTCGTGGCCAACTCCTCGCCGCCGGTCCAGGTCCGGCCCTGCGGGGTGACGCCGGAGGGCTGTGCCGGCGGCGCGGCCGAGTCCGGCTGCGTCGCCGCGGACTCGGGCGGGGCCGCGGTGGGTACCTCGCTCGCCGGGGCGGCCGGCGGCGGCTCGGGCTCCATCCGGTTGCCGGACACACCCGGCCCCGGGGCCAACGGATCGGTACCCGAAGTGGTCCCGTTCGCCCCGTTCGAGCCGGCCACGGCCGACTTGCCGCCCGATGCCGCCGACGTCGTGCCCTTGCCGGAGTTGCCCCCGGCGCCGGCCGGCGGTTGCGGGTTGTTCGTCCCGGGCGGCGGGTCCTGGGTGGCAGGGACTGCCGGGCGGACGGCGCGACCCTCGGCGGCGGGTTGGTCGTCTCGGTCTTGTTCTTGGCGAACGACCAGCCCTCGAAGCTGCCGAGCGGCGGCTTGCGGTTCATCACGCCCCACTGGCTGTACGTCCACGAACCCCCGTTGGGGGAGTGCCAGTACGACCAGTAGGCGGAGGCCGGGGGCGTGTCGATGCACGGCTCCGAGTTGGCGCCGGGCTTGCCCTCGATCCGACATATGAACGCTTCGCCCCAGCGGGCCGCGCCCGTGATCTCGATGCCGGCGTTCTTGAGCGCGGCGTGTCCGGTGGCCTGGTCGCCGCGCGCGCAGCGCACGATGGTCGTGCCGCCCAGTTCGTGGAAGTCGATCACGACCGTCACGCCGTTGCCGTCCGGGCAGTAGCCGGGGGTGCCCTTCGACGTGTCGACCGCCTGTGCGGTCGGCGTGGTGACCGTGAGCTGCGTGGCGGCGGGGAGGGCGAGCAGGGCCAGGGCGGTGATCAGGCGGGCCACGCGGCCGCTTCGTCCGAGGCGCCTCATGCGTGCTCGCGGGTGGCGGCCGGCGCCGTCATGGTGTCGATGGCCAGGCCCCAGTCCGAACCGGCGAACCCCGGTACACCCCCGTCCGCCGGCTCCCCGGCCTGCCGGTTCGCCGCCGCGCCGGCCTGCGCCGCATACGGGTTCGCGGCATCGGCCGACGCGGAGAAGACGGGGAAGGCCGCGACCAGGATCGCGCCGCAGGCCGCGACGGCGCCGGTCCTTCGCACAGTGAGCCAGGACATCGATGGGACCCTTCCGATAGGACCAATACGCGGACGCCGGCGAGGCGGG includes these proteins:
- a CDS encoding ABC transporter ATP-binding protein, encoding MIEFRGVTITYADTSAPALRDVELTIPEGELCLVVGRTGAGKSTLLGAINGLVPHFTGGTLRGSVRVDGIETRSQPPREFAHLVGVVGQDPLAGFVTDTVEEELAYGMEQLAIPSAVMRKRVEETLDLLGIAELRHRPLRTLSGGQQQRVAIGSVLTAHPRVLVLDEPTSALDPTAAEDVLAAITRLVHDLGITAIVAEHRMERVVQYADRLVHLPGDRTVREGAPAEVLETCDIAPPVVELGRLVGCSPLPLSVRDARRLAPPLRERLADRTPPAPRTPDPTAAPLLSARRVVVRYGDVIAVRGLDLDLTAGRVTALMGRNGSGKSSLLWALQGSGARQGGTVDVAGTDPGKADPHRARALVGLVPQTPGDLLYLETVDAECAEADRESGAEAGACRVLLDRIAPGVDGAVHPRDVSEGQRLALVLAIQLVAAPRVVLLDEPTRGLDYHAKRRFVRVVRELADAGRAIVLATHDVEVVAQVADRVVVMAEGDIVADGPTAEVVVSSPAFAPQVAKILAPAEWLTVTDVGNALDDADIAHRRPAPREDRPATSDARASVADREPTG
- a CDS encoding CbiQ family ECF transporter T component, which gives rise to MPHPKPVPVAVVFRRGGGRLPRTVHPGAWWLWALGLATAASRTTNPLLLALLLAVAGFVVANRRGDAPWALAFRMYLFLGLFIVVMRVLFRIVFGAGAASGHILVDLPEIPLPEWAAGIHLFGPVGLEHVLGGFYDGLRLATMIVCLGAANALASPKRMLKAVPAALYEVGAAVVVALSVAPQLVESVHRVRRARRLRGGAQKGMRALRSIAIPVLQDALDRSLALAAAMDSRGYGRNRHLPRSIRLVTGVLTLVGLIGVCVGVYALLDGGTPRYLGATMLPGGLVVAGIGFVLTGRRINRSVYLPDRWRLAEFGVAACGLGTGALLYLTSRIDAGNLYPSLSPLAWPELAPLPVLALLAGVLPAWLAPPPPPTTPRLGDTMPDAPGSGSTDTGTTIREKSVR